In the genome of Primulina eburnea isolate SZY01 chromosome 13, ASM2296580v1, whole genome shotgun sequence, the window ATTCGATAATTGATCAATATCATCATTAaacacttttaaaatttcacaaataGTAGTGTATAGATCCACCGATTTTCAGACAAATAAATAGCACAAGCTTGAATATGATAATAAATCTTGACATTCAAAAAAGATAATAACAATTTATATGTTGAATTTCAACGTGTTAGAACGTCCAGTGCAAACTGTTTAGGCCTCACACCATTGATTTTTGCAAAATGCGTCTCATTGTTTCATAACTTGAGGATATGTCGATAGATAATGATTGTGTTCCTAATTGATTTAATAcgtgattttgaattttttagttcatattgaaattgaacgcacaaatttaaaatattacatGTGCAcctaatatgaaaatatttaccaCATAGTAAtagtttacatattttaataagCTCACTAACTCTAGAAGTATTTGAGCATTATCAAAATAAACTGAAAAAAGTTGTGAAGTTAAACTATATTATTCTAAGTTCAGAAACATTTTTTGTCGTATGTGatttaaaatatctatatgcaaactattttttttttttaaatgttccaAAAATTTTCAATCCAATGACATGCAATACTCATATATAAACAAATTTTCCGATGATTATTCCAATATCCGAACACGAATAAATTTATTATCTAAACTAGAAAATTatttagttaattttttttttcaacaacTAATTTTTTAAGTGTGTCTTTTAGTGTATTTCGTGTGATACATTTAATAGAAGGATTTGCAATTATTGAAAGTTAATTTTCAATAATTTCTCACAAAATCTAAAAGAAAGTTGTTCAATTGCACAATATCTAGCAATTCTTCTCCAAATTTAgattgaaaatatttaaatatttgatcATCGTTACCCATTTGAGACGAAAATGCCGGCATTTGAGTTTGAgatcaatcaatatcaattttCTCCATGTGACTTTTATCGATGTGCTGCATTAAAGTTTCATAGTCACCACTTTGTTGAAATTcttaagtttttgaaaaatatttgcatTTGTCTTGCAAATCACCGAAGGGAAGCGtcaaattttcgaaatatttggtGAAGTTATGATATGTGTGGCTAGGCACTGCTCAAGTTTTAGATATTGTCGCATTGCTCATACTTTCTTGACTTGGATGATAATATGTTTGTCGGGCCGCCTCATGTTCTTGTTGCTCTTCATCGGGAAAAAAATCATAGTCGTCAACATTGAAAGAAGGAAAATTGCGATCCTCAAACTCTGGCATGATGATATTTCCCTTCCTTTACCACTACTATTTGAACAAGTCATttgtataaaattaaaaatgaagTACTTAGAAAAATAAATGAACGATTaaataatcaataatcaatattttGATAATAGAAAAATAAAGCTTGAATTGAGAAATAGAGATTGAGAATTTAAAGAGAATTGtgtgaaaaaaaatgaaatgggTGGAGGTATTTATAGGGTTGAAGTCAAATCTTTTTCCTAAAAAATATCATTGGTCGACCCGATGAGTTGACTGTTGCACAACGATCAAATCATCATGGCCGTTGATCATCAATGATTACATCATCGTGGTCgtccatttttaaaaaataattattattattaaatattgtcAACTCTGATGGGTCGACAAAGTTTAGAGCCCAAAACTATAACTGGGCCATCTTTGTAGTTTCAGGTCAAATCCTTTGACCATGATTCAGTCCAATAACCACCAAGTCTAACTCTCACTCTCTCTCCATCCTGCTCTCTCCCTCCCATTCAaatcatatttcaatttttttctcaTATCCTTCTTCTTATTATCTTTCAATCACATTTTTACATGTAACTtagtcgattttttttttctctttaaaatttaTCTTTGTTGGGCTGAttctgataaaaatatttttaaaattgttaattcaataatttcttacaattttaaatcaaatccaaattttttaaaattcatacatttatcattaaaaaatttatatattttaacttTTTTGAATTTTGGCCATTCGAATTTttgaattgattttgtgattttaatCTATAATATATaagattaattttaatattcaataataataataaattatccAAGAAACTACAATgtcatataatttttaaataatttaactaTGGcacaacaaaaataataaaaataaaattgttataatttatttaaaaaacaaatgaaaacattattttaagctataatttatataagaatttatcaaatgattttttaataatatattaaatgttAGGATCAGTGGAAGTGCTTGAGAGGTGTGAATAAACactttacaatttttttaaaattcgaaTGACAAAACTCTTCTACATCTCTCATTCTTTTATTTTCATAAGGATTCTACTAAAAATACTTTGATATTTTCAAATATTGTGACTACTTATTTCAGCCGTACTTACTATTCACCTTACTGAAAATCTTAATACTCAACATCAATACAACTTAAACAAATTTGCACAGAAACATTCTTTCTGCCAGTTACAAATACTCACACCTTAAACAATAAAGATTTGATACAAGGTCATAAGTTTGGGACAAGATGTTAGAATCTAGAGACTGATTAGAAAAAGATTGAATAAACTAACTAAATTCTCAAAATAATTTGGTTGGGCGGAAAAACTGAAATTGTAATTTTATCAATTAGACTTCAGTAAACCATAAGAAGTTGTATATTATACGAAAATAGGCTCGCTGAATTGGTTGAACAATATAATTAGTTAGGCTTGAGAATAGTTAGACTATCAAAACtatattaaatgcataaaaCAATTGTTTATGGAGGTAAGGAGAATTAAATACTTATACTACTTACATTCTTTTTTCACATAAGATTCCACTATAAGATTTTGGTGATTACGAATAATTTGTAGCAACTTGCTTCAGCAAAGCTTATTCTGGCCTACAGTGACTCCTACTTAACTCAACACTTGATCAATCTGAGACTCTTACTATCGATTTCAGGTATTTCAGAACAAAATACACTTAATTCAAATGATTATCTATGATGGAATACGAACAATTAAGCGTGTGCTTAAAAGAGCTCTTGTTTGTTGGAATCTGAAAGCTTTTAATCACAAAATGTACAAGATAGATAGAGCTTGATTGTGGATTGTAGAGTTGGAATGTCTGCGCGACTTATTTATTTATAGGTTTCCACCCAACAGTCAAATTTTGAATCTAATATTCCATATACAATAGCCGTTTTGCCATGTCAtcgtcatttttgaaaaatcatttGATAGTACATGAAAGTATTGACATTTTTAATGGTTCAAAAAAGTTGTTGAAATACAAAAGATTTTATCTGATATGTAAATTGAGCTCTGATTCTTCAAGACATTTTTCTGGATAATCTTCATAGAATTGTCCACTACGAGCTTGACTGATTCAGTTAGCTGAATAGTCAGCATTCCTTGTGAAACAACGATCTTCGAGCTTGATGTTCACTTTGGCTTGGGAAGCCATTTACTCATTttggtaattatgaaattaaatatttttatattctcTAAAATAGTTACTCTAAGTGgctcaaacttaataatataaaataatatagatTCATATAACTCACTTTTActctttataaataattttatatttatattatttttctttcagtttaaataaattaattaaatattataaaaattatgttgtatatataattattttgctCATGCAGTTtcattaataaattaataacaGATGTAAATGAacgatatttattattttatatatacaaattattatgctctcacaaataaaaaaataattaataatagatGTAAACGAAAATATAAATGATAATtttatatgttttaaaaaattacgATGACTCCGTCGAAGTCAAACAAATAATCAAACTTCACACAGTATAAGCTCGTAAAATTTATACACAAAATTTATTCATAAATCCCAACTTTTTCATTCAGGCGATCGATCGATTCTGTTGTGTTGTGTGTAATTTGGATTGTTTGATCGATCGAGGGAGTCAGAGGAGGAGATGTCGAGTACGTATAAAGGGGACTTCAGCAACAGGATAGATTACGTGTTCAAAATCGTGTTGATAGGCGATTCTGCGGTGGGGAAGTCTCAGATGCTTGCGCGATTTGCGAGGAATGAGTTCAATTTGGATTCTAAGGCCACAATTGGTGTCGAATTCCAGACGCGAACTCTTACGATCGATCATAAGAGCGTGAAAGCCCAGATTTGGGATACGGCCGGCCAAGAAAGGTACTGATGTATCTTGTCGCGCCTTCATTTTTTGTGCTTTCCGTCTTCTAAAATATGTTTTCGTTTTTGGGAAGCTGTGATCTTCTGTTGCTATGCCCTTTAGCTTGTGTTTTCCTTTAAACCATAATTTGGTTATGGAGCGTGAGTTATTGTGAGTTTATTGGTGGAATTGATTTGGTTTGAGTTGGTGCAATTCTATGTCTTTCATTTGGATTGATAATCATTTTTCGTCCTCAaataactgatcagttacatACATAGATTTACATGGAGCTGCCGGCAACATGGAAGTGACCATTTAAGTTCTTAAGTTTGTAGCAGTATAGTGTATGTACTTTCATGAGTACCTGACATCCCAAGATTTGTGAGATTTGGTTACAAGTTCCTTGGGTGGGTTTCCATCTAATTCATATtagtttttttcttcttcagtgtaaacttttattattaataCTGATAAATTCTTTGTTTGTATTACATGTAACCATATATTTAATAGGACCGTGAATCTTTCAAAACAAAGTATAAATCCTAAAGATAGGGAGCGATTGATATGACGTGTGATGCTGGTTTTTGTTCAATGTTTTTTAGCTAGCGGGGGGATGAGGGATCTATTATTTGTAAAAAATTAGTGGGCCAAGTATGTCAGTTACTCAGTTATATGTTTGAAAATGCGAAGAAGCCAAGTGTTAGGATGCTGGAAAAGATTTGGAATAAAACTAATTCCACTTGAATGCATTTGCCTTATTTAGTAAAATTTAAGGATTAGTAGGAAATTTTTTCCTGACAAAATGAATAGAATTCGAATACTGAATATGTCAGCATTATTCTTTACTCCACAGTGTTATCAAGATTGATTGAAAGATTTCCACCCCTATGCTACATATTCTTCGCGgtcatttttattcttttgtGCTTTAGCTTTTCTTACTCATTCGGAGTTTTCCATGCAGTAATTCCTTGACACAGTGTGCTATGAACTAGAAGGAACCGAAGCATTAGAAGTAGTACTGGAAACTGTTCTGCTTAAATTTGAATGGATCTTTCATCAAATTATCCAATTCTATAAGATAAATAATATGAATCCAACAATGCATTTCCATCCTATTTCTGAAGTATTCTAGACTCTTAGAAACTTTAGGCCGTCTGAATTCCTTGAACTTCCATTGCCTTTTGGTCTTAGCCTACGAACATGCCTTTCGGTCTCAACTTACGAAAATCGCTACCATCTTCCTGTTATGTTGTAATTTATTTCGCAAGATAAGACTCGAGTAATGATTTTCTGTTTAGCTGAATTTTGTGTTAGAATTGCCCAAGTGGCTGCTGACATCCATTTCCTTGCAAGTAACTATAAACTCGCTAATTCAAGCAATATGTTGCTTTAGAGGTTCTTTTCTCTTCTTGATTGGGCATGTAGGTTCTCTATGTTTTACCACAGGGGGTGTGAGATGCAGGCTTCAACTATCTTCTCTGTGATAAACTTATAATGAATGCTCTGGTTCTCTCTCCTCAGGGGAGTGAGGCTGAAGAATCTATATATTCTTAAATATTAAGGGAACCAATAATGCAATGATTGTACTCGATATTCCTCTCTGTTtcactattatttcatttcaTCCTATAAagttattttctttcttttgctATATAAAATGCGCCAATTTTATTTAGGATATATTAAGACCATAACTGTATCTTGGAACTGGACCCCTGAAATTGAAATGTTTCTTTTATATGCTACATACTATATAGTTTACGTCGAAGTTTGTAATTCCTCATATTGGTGTAATTTTTGCCTTATGTAGCTACCAACTAGATTTATGTGAGTTTGATGCTATAAAAGAAATGATTCCGGTTTGACAGTGGAAGACCATATAGAGCTTTGATGTCCTTGCTCACTCTTCTATTTATGATTTTTCTTTTCTATTTTACTACAATTTTCTTTTGCAATTATCCTCCCTCCATTTTGGAGAGTGAAGACTATTGGTTGTTTCTCTCATACGCTAATTCTTCCACTCATGTCCGAAAAATGGATGACTTTAGGTATCGAGCCGTGACAAGTGCATATTACAGAGGAGCGGTGGGGGCAATGCTGGTTTACTGACATCACCAAGCGTCAAACATTTGATCATGTGGCTAGGTGGCTCGAGGAATTGCGTGGTCATGCCGACAAGAACATAGTCATTATGCTAGTAGGCAACAAAACCGACCTAGAATCTCTTAGAGCTGTCCCGACTGAAGATGCTAAAGATTTTGCTGAGAAAGAGAGCCTTTTCTTTATGGAAACATCTGCCCTTGAAGCAACCAATGTTGAGCCAGCTTTCCTTACggtattgactgagatttatcGAGTTGTGAGCAAGAAAGCACTAATCGCAAATGAATCGGAATCTGCAGGAAATTCCGCGCTTCTCAAGGGAACCAATATCGTCGTGCCTGGACAGGAACCTATACCAACTAGAAACAAGTACACTTGTTGTGGAACATCATAAGATCAAGACTTCGACTTTGCCATGCTTTTCTACTACCATCTGTAGTATCACCTCATGCACGTGCCGCAACCTCAGGTTCGAGCTTTAAGCTTGTCAGAATCTGACGTATGATATTCTTCAAATGAAACCATTTTGTTGTCTTTGGTGTGCTACTTTTCTCCATGACCTATTTACTTTATCTGCTGACCTACAATACACATTGTATCTTTTTACCCAAGATTCGCTCTGAAATGCCTTTCGAACTTTACTTACCTTGTACTTCTTGTTACAGACAACAAAATCCTATTTTTGTAACGATGAATGGAATGATTGCTTTtgtatttttcataaaatattctgTTCAGTATGTATGTATGGTTGTAGGAGTCCGCTCGCATAATCTTTTAGTCGTTGCTGTGAATTTTAGTTTGAACTGTTATGTTAATTGGCGCTGATCGACATGTGGGACATTTTCGACGTAAACCAATCACTCATTGTCATGGTTAAGTTTGTAATCcgaacaaaaaaatttatttgatttaaatcAATGATTATATTGATTACTTTCCAGCACTGATTCTATTTTAAACTGGATAGAAAATGAATCGATAACAATTTGTAACATATCGAAAAAGCAAACATGAATTTTTCCAATATCGGATCAAGTTGATTCTTCGCACCATCGAATCAAAATTGGAATAATCAAGAATCAGAAATAAATCATGCCCCAACAATTTAGTTGTGGTTCCAAcgttattgcttccaaatcagggaaaaaaaaaaacatgactTGAATTTTTGTTCACGCATGGCAATCATTTATATTACGTGCGTACGATATGGATCATGGAATATTGattaatctatttttttttccaacGAGATCCTACTCCATTGGTTAACAGTTGagataccaaaaaaaaaaaaaaaaaaatctaacagaatgcaatcaaataaTCAACCCCCTTGCAAGTAAAAGTACTGGTAGCATCATCGTAAGGGTAGCTGTAAGCACTTGGGCAAGCTTTCTTGAAAATCTTGGAATGACACGTCGGCTTGCAAAACCTGTGGACTGTTGAATTTCCCTCTGCAGCAGTACCGGTCTCTGTTGAACGCGATGCATGCACTCTTACAAACCACCATGCTAGCCGTCCTTGTGTTGAATGAGGCTTGAAACGAAAATTGAAAAATGGGCTCTCTTGTTGaactaataaatataaaattcaatatgcaaataacaaatatactaataaatacataaatatatcaaaaccaaTATATtacatcaataacaactcaataaatatttaaaataactatATAAATGCTACTCGTCTAGTTTTCTAGAGgcgaaaatatttatcaaatctgTGTTATCCAATTGTCAGACCATTTCTTTCTCAATCGACAACATAATTGGCTCATTTAGTCTATCTTGCGATATTGTTAATCGAAGATAATTCTTGTAGAAACTACATTTGTAGTCTATATGATTGTAGAAACTACAAAATCAAAGAATTCTTTGAGTCAAATAACAAACCATAAAATGAAAGGACAAAGAAATCCTAAAAAACAATGAATTTCATCTTTCAACGGTCCATACATTCAAGCTCTATTCacaatttattttattcttCAGACTATCCACTTATTAATTATGCTAGTCGCgcattaaatttatataaaactcATAATTCAATTATAAGtcattaaagaatttaaataatgTGATGTGTGCTGcagttatatatttaattaatatgatCTCTAAATACATTACAGTGCCCATATCGCAAGTAAATTTCATTTTCAGTGAGTATCTTTTGATAGATTAatctaaaaatataaatataaatgtaTTTATAAAGAAGTTTTGAAATAGAAATAAAGTATAGTTCATGAAGAAAATTACTTACCTTCAAGCTTAATAGTAGTAGAAAACTGTAAACTTTATTTGTTGAATAAGAACAAAATTAGGGTTGATATTTGGAGTGAGTTAAAGAACAAATAATTTAtaccatatatatatttatgtatataaAAGCCCCTTATTGTGCTAGGCTCTGAGGCAGCCGTTTGGTTGGCCTCATAAAAGGTACGGCTCTGCCACCGTACTGCCAGTTCTTTGGGACAAACTCTGTTCAAAATCGGATATGCATTTTGACGGAAGAGCAGTTATCAGACCCGCGAACGGGAATGACCAAAATGGGGATGTTGAATCTGTCAACAAAAACGACATCATAGAATGAGGCTGGTGGAATTCCACCCTCACCGTTGCATTCAAGGACGTTGCCATAGTCTTGGCACGTACAATGGCCTTGCTTCCCCACGACATCAAAGATGCAGCCGGTTCGGCCCCAGAAGCGGTCAGACCATCCCGGTAGTGCGTCGATTCTGGCTATTTTTTTCGGTAGAAGCTTCAGGCCGCCGTTGCCTAACAAGGCCTTGTCGGCGTTGTGTTGGATCCCAGTGTCAGAGCAGGTGCCCAACTAGCAAACTTTTGACTTGGACTTTATTGATTCTtatataagaaaaatatttattttaataatattttacgctTTTGTATAATTATGTCATTTACTTTATCTATATACACATGCAAGCTTGTAAAGTCATTGGATATACTCTAGTACCATGAAGTCCACAAGTCACGTAAATCATGAAATTCATTAGATGTGTACTGTAACTCTGAACTCTTTCTTAGTCGATTCAACCACCTAAAATAATGGACAAAATTTAatcgagctcgagactagcatctatgATGTTAACCCCACGTTTCATTGGTATGAGCGTGGAGATATCCAATAATACAAaagggtgatcatatgatgattatgctGAACAACCTTccatcggactttccaagtggttaacACTTATCGATTGAATAAATCCACAGTTATGATTGTACTCAATTAATCttttgacccgagacaacatggAGTCTTTTCATACTTGCATTGCACTTTCATTCATTTATTGACTCCATGAGACTCATCAAGCGGATATGTTAGGTATAGTTTTGAAATACATAGgtgtcgatgcattgtagttagggattcaccgctcacccaCGAATGTGCATATTCTATGTGATTCGATGATTTAATAGTTCAATAAATCTATGACTATAGTAAGACACGTACTTTAGAAATATGTATTTCCCAAGTTGCACATAAGGTGCCACTATGATTACTAAAAAATATATCACAtcattattgaattcatttgcaactctcgatataccaatgattGTAAactcgatcgggatatatgagttgaagggactgtactATATGCTAACCATAACCTATTAGTTCTTATATGCACTATCATTGATATCTAAGAATAATGGGAAGTTGCTATTAGAAAATATTACCATGATTCAATGGGTGAAATGAGAAccgagttctgacgttcttgtgaTCAAAGGGTTGATGCACAAATGAGACAAATAAAGGTAAATCCATATATGAAAAAAATGTTATCTTGAATTACATGAGTTCTGAACTCATGGATATGTTGGTTCCACGTAcggtaatttgagataataaatatgaaaataaaaaataaattggacaacgagatttacgtggaaaactcctaaaaattattagggtaaaaaccacagcaagatgaaaagaattccactataatattttatggtgtacAACCCACTCACTGTGTTCCCAAACAGAACACACTCTCTCTTAATACAGAagaacaaaacatctcacaaatcttatagaactaagcactcaaatacTATAAGATAAGAAAAAACTCAAGGAAGATATGATATGAAATGAGGGGAAGGAGCTCTAAATAGAGCTCCTTGTCCGTGTGAAGACACATATAAAACGCGTCTTCTATCTGAAAATTCTTCATCAACTTTGCCAACATTGTTAAAATGTCAACAAAGCCCGCCtaatgcatttaatgcatttatGTCATTCTTTGTCGATAGGATAGTTATATTCATGAACCATTGAGGACCACACAAGTATTAGATTACGtattcccgttgagatagtcatATCAAACATATaactta includes:
- the LOC140809220 gene encoding LOW QUALITY PROTEIN: ras-related protein RGP1-like (The sequence of the model RefSeq protein was modified relative to this genomic sequence to represent the inferred CDS: deleted 1 base in 1 codon); the encoded protein is MSSTYKGDFSNRIDYVFKIVLIGDSAVGKSQMLARFARNEFNLDSKATIGVEFQTRTLTIDHKSVKAQIWDTAGQERYRAVTSAYYRGAVGAMLVYDITKRQTFDHVARWLEELRGHADKNIVIMLVGNKTDLESLRAVPTEDAKDFAEKESLFFMETSALEATNVEPAFLTVLTEIYRVVSKKALIANESESAGNSALLKGTNIVVPGQEPIPTRNKYTCCGTS